The window GTAAATTTGAATTGATGAATCACATACTCCTATATTTCAACCAAATAACACACACAGTTTTGGGTTTACAGATCAATGTAAGCCATCATATTCATGCATTGCATGCTCGTGCTTTTACAGACTCTCTTGTTCTTTCTATACATTGGCTATGGATCCTCGAAGAAGGGatatggattttcatccctcgagaaAATATCCTCTCATTGTTTGCATGTTagctaaatagttataaaaaaattgacaacatagattaatatgaattaATTAAATTGAAACATTGCACGGTTACATTTGTTGTACATCCATATGAATCCAGATTGATAAATCTAGAAGCAATCTTTCTGAGACAATGATTGTGAACAACACAATGTAACATtttttgccaatgtgttcacaAATTACAAAAATACATTTCTTGCCAGATTCTTGTAACTATTATCCATCCATCACCGGCTGATCACTGCGTGTTGAGCACGGTGAGGACGCAGCTGGAGATATCCTGAGAGCTATACCCCGTCAGCTCGTGCAGCTCCGAGCTCCACGGCAGCGCGCCCGGCGGGTTCAGCGTCCACCTCGCGATGGAGatcaccgccgctgccaccacggACGGCAGGTAGCCCAGGCAGCCGTAGCTCTCCAGCGACCGGTCGGCGATGTGGCGCGCCAGCCGCTGCACGCGcagctcctccttccccttgctGTACCGGGTGAAGTGCTCCACGAACGTCTCCGCGTTCGGGCCGCCCAGCCGATAGCCCAGTGCCGCCATCATCTCCCTCTCCATCGCGAGCACCTCCTGCGCCGACGCGAACTCGCCGTAGCTGGCGATCTCCCTGGCGTCCAGCTTGAAGACCGTCCCCTGGTCCTCGTACTTGGCCGCCGTGTACACGGCCGTGGCGCCGACGAGGCTGAGCTGGTGCTCGGTGTAGCTCGGCAGGGCTCTCGCGGACAGGAACCGGTCGAAGTAGGACACGGCGCGGTGGAgcgtgccggcggcgagctcgtagCGGTGGGTGAGCCTCCCCATCCAGGCGACGAGGGAGGCGCGTGACGCCGCGCTGATCTGACCGTTGTGCACCGTGTCGAGGTAGTCCGGCGACGGGCGCTCGGCGGCGTCCTTCTCCATGGCACGGAGGTTGGCGTCGATGTCGTCGTCGTAGGGCGCGCACAGCTGCGGGCGCGACGCCATGGAGTCGTCGGGGGCCggagcgtcgtcgtcgccgttgtaCTGCTCGCTCCACTCCAGCTGCTGCATGAACGCCCTGATAGCGTCGCCTTCGTCGACGGGAGCGGCGTACACGGGCTCGTCGGCCAGCGCTGGAACGGGAAGCGGAGGaaagcccggcggcggcggaagaaaaGCAGAGGGCACCTTGGCATCCACCTTCGTGTCCCAGTTGCCGTTGGTGTCATCATTCGATGCCATGGACtccacctcggcggcggcggccaggtcgGCGCCGGGCGCCGCTGGATGCGCCGGGAGCGCGCCGATGGCGCGGAGGTACGCGTCAAGAACCCCGACATCCatctgcgccgcgccgccgtcgccggacaaGAGCTCGACCATCGAGGCCGTTATGTCGTCAGCGAGAAGGTCGGCGACGTAGGGCTCCATGATCGAATCCATGGTcgctctcgctcgctcgccggaGCAGTGGGAGAGCAGAGGCTAGTGGTGGAAGAAGAAACTTGCACACGCTGGTGGCGACTGGCGAGGCGATGGTGATGGTGTCGCGCTGCGCTCCTCGCCTTTTATCCTGGCTGCCACCATGGGTGTTCGATCCGATTCAGGCCAGGCTTCGCGCGCAATTCCGAATCGGGATCGTATTGATCGATTTGATTTGAACCAAGCGAATCGGTGTGAACCCGTACTAGGCTGTATAAAACCTGGAATTAGGTTGTGTTCCTTTCCTATTTCGGTCTCCGACTCTGTCCCAAATTCCTGATGGGATTAACGGATAGCTGTAATTTCTTAATGATGATTAGTTGATTGTTTATAGTCCTGAATTAGTATGTCGACTTACGAAAgcgtttctttcttctttttccttttggcGTCCGTGTGAATTTGGGTACAAGAAAATTGGGTATCAGGTTAATGTTTTCAAATCGTTCTGGAGTCATCAAAACTCAAACACGAACGCAAGAAAAATCCATCAAAGAAGCGCGTAAAAACGGCAACTTGGTTTCTCACATATGTGTgtctttccttttcttcactCCGACTGGATCTCTGTCCTGCAATGGAATTAATTTCTAGCGCTGTAAATTAATTCACCGATCAATACCATTTTGGGTAGGATAATAACTCCATTCCATATACACCggaacacacaaaaaaaaagtctactGTTCTTAAATTCTTAAAATACATCTATTTCTCTAAGGAACACGGTAGAGACACTATTAACAAAATTACTTAAGAAcgattaattgattaattagtcCTGAATTGTGCCAAACGAGATGGGGAAGTTGGGAAGCCCTGCAAACGAATGCAGGCTAAGCTTTCGTCTGATCAGAGCAATTTGATGAACGTGCGTGCACCCCTGCAGATTTTTACTGGATTTGATTAGAGCATATAGAGAAAATTGTTCTGAATGTGAATTCGATCATTATCAAACTAAATATTGGTGTAAATCTAATATAAAATAGAGTTAGAGAAAATACATAGTTTGTTTTGTCTATCTAATAACACTGTGGATTATATGTATTATTGGGAGTAAGCAATATCAGAAAGCCTGGCCCCGAAACTTTGTTCAATCCGTGTAAAAAATTTGGCTCCGAAAGCTCGACTTTGTACAAACATCCAAAAATCGCAGACGGCACTCATTAGGTGTGAGAACATAGATCTCGACGATGTACCAAAGAACATACCAACGACGCGGACATTACTACCAATAAAATACCTGGGACTACCTTTCACCGTTGGGAGATTGCACATGCAAGGCAGACCTGCAACCACTCTTCGATAAATCAACAGGAACGATGGCCGCTTGGCGGGAAAGAAACATGGGGCTAGCTAGCGCACCACCTTGGTCAAGTCAGTGTTTTCCCCGCAGTTAGTCTATGTCCTAATAACATTTAAATTTACCAAAGAATCTATAAAAGTGCTTGACAAACAACGAAAGAGCTTCCTATGAGTGGGTCAGGAAAACATAATGGGCGGGAAATGCAAAGTAAACTGAAAAAGATCATGCTCACCAGTTGCCTATATATGGCGGCCTGGACGCGCTAAATCTAGAAAGCTTCGCACTAGCACTACATGTCAAATGGCTATGTCATAAATAGGAATCCTCAAACAAGGCATGGGTTGGGTTGGATACCCCATGTGATGAAACCGATAAAATACTCTTCGTGATTACGATGATAACCGTTGGGGACGGAGTAGCATCACGTTTTTGGGACTCGGCCTGGATGCATGGTCGCCACTCGAAGGAAGTCATGCCACAAGTGTACGTATACGCAATCTCCAAAACGAAGAATAGAACCTTGAGAAATGTCATCGCAGATAATACCTGGTCACGAGACCTAAACCTCTCAATACTGTAGCCATGACAACTGAGCTTCTGGAGCAACTAGTGATCCTGTGGGCAACAGTTCAAAGCGTGCAGCTCACAAATCATGAAGAGTACCTGGTTCCACCTAAAAAAAAGTTCCTTGGATCCACTAGCACAAACTATGCGTGGGCATCAAACAAATATAAGCTGTTCGCCTAGCTTGTGATCCATAATAGGGACTGGACGTTAGACAAATAAGTGATTCGAGGATGTCCAAAAAAACACCTAATGCCTACTGCAGACACACTTTGGAGGCAACCTTCCACCTCCTCGTGGACCGTAGATATACGAGAAGGATATGGAACATGCATGCTCGCAAACTGGATGTGCAAGAACACATGAAGCCGACCAGCTAGATTCCCGCTACAGTCCATACCTGGTGTGCAGGAAAGGTGTTTGCAGGCTGCTACTACTAATGACAtgagagatataaaaggagAGAAACAATAGAGTGTGTGTTTGAACACATAGAGCTCTCGACAATATCCATCACTACGAAAATAAAGGAGGAGACCAAAACTTGGGCTCTAGCAGTAACAAAATGCCTTGCACATATCAATCCttagtttttttagaaaatattttccccttccttttccttttgtaaATCTCTTGTTCCTATACAGTTTTTTCCTCCagtatattcaatgaaattggcgcACCTGAATGCtgattcgttaaaaaaaaaggaagcttGGCTATGTGGTTCAGCCGTTGTGTACGTGCGTCCTAGCGCAACAGATACTACCAGCATATCACGTGGCAGGTGGCACGAGAAGTTGCGAGTTCGCGAATGCGTGTACATGCAGTAGGCCAGTAGGAAGAAGAGAGACGGTACAGATCGATCAAGATGTACAGAAACCAAGTACGAAAAGTTAGTATTTTTTGAAttgatgaatcatatatatatttcaaccAAAACTCACAAGTTTGGACTTATAGATCGATGTACATACGAACTCTACAAATTGAAGCCATCATGCATTGCATCATTGCATGGTTGTGCTTTTACagacttttttttacataagCTTTTACAGACTCATGTTCTTCCTATAGATACATTGGCTATGGATTCTCGAAGAAGTACTCTTGGAAGAGAGCAAAGCGAGGACATGCGATTTGACTGTACATGTCGCACACGCAGCCCATCAAGTCGATGGCCTTGTACCCTGTCAGCTCCGCGAGATCCTGGCTCCATGGCTCATGCCCCAGCACGTCCAGCCTCGCCAGGAAGATCGACGACGCCGCCACAATGGACGGCAGGTAGCGGTGGAACCCGTACGTCAGCAGCGACCCGTCGGCGAACCGATGCGCCGCCTCCTTCAAcagctcctcttcttctccgtcgCCGTAGTACCTGGTGAAGTGCTCCACGAACGTGTACGCCGTCGGGCCGCCAAGGTTGAAGCCCAGCGCGGCGAGCATCTCGGTCTCCATGATCGACACCATCTTGTGCCTCGTCTCGCTGGTGTAGCCGCACCGGGCGGCGACCATGCTGGCGTCGATCTTCCTCAGGGTGTACTGGTCCTCGTACTTGGCCGCCAGGAACACGGCCGTGGCCCCGACGAGGCGGAGCTGCAGCGCGTCGTCCGACTCGGGCGTCACCGACAGGTAGCGGTCCAGGAAGTAGGCGGCGCGCTGGAGCGTGCCGTCGGCGAGCTCGTGGAACTGGCTGAACTCGTCCATGAAAGCGATCATCGAGGCGCGCACCAGCGCGGTCATCCGCCCGCCCTGTGTCGTCTCCAAGAAGTACGGCGAGGGCCGCTCCGCAGGGTTCGTCTCCATGGCACGTAGGGTGGCCTCGATTTCGTCGTCGTAGGGCGCACACAGCTGCGGCCGTGTCGTCGTCGCTGAGTTGCTGGTGACCACCGGCTGATCGGCGCGCTCTGGCAGCAGCGGTGCGaccttgatcttcttcttgggtggctcagggTGATCGCCGCCTTCTGGCAGCGGCAAGGGCTcttggacgacggcgccggtgaGCGGTGGAAGATCACCGTAGACGGGGAGGAGGCTGCCGTAGGTGTGAGGGGTACGGGGCGAATCCGGTGGCGCCGGTGCGAGTGGAGCTGCCGGTGGCGGTGCAAGCGGAGGAAGCGCGCCGATGGCGCGGAGGAAGGTGTCGGTATCCACCATCTGCGGAGTGGCTCCGCCGGAGAAAGGATGGAACAATGGGAGAGCTGTTTGATCTGCAAGAAGTTCGGCGAGGCAGGGATGATCCAAGATCGCGTCCTCCATGTAGGGATCCAAGATCAAATCCCCCATGGTCTCGCCGGAAGTGAGATCGATGGAGAGCGAGAGGAGacaggaggcggtggcgggaaGAAAGTTGGACGCTCGTGGTGGTGGCGGGAGGAAGGAAGAAGGATGGTGTCGCGCTCTCGCCTTTTAACCTGCCTGACACGATCCGACTCTGATCAGGCTGCGCACGCGTGAAGGAATTCATCAAAATGTAGAGCGCGCGCGGTTTTCCGAATCAGGATCGAATTAACGATGTTGATTAGAGGTAAAGCCCGtgtgtttggactttggagtcGTTAATTTAGCTTGCGCCGTACGCGCGTATATAGGAGTAAAACCGTAATTAGGCTTCTCTTAGTTCTCTCACCTGTGtttctttccatttttttctttttcctttttgcacCCTGACTCGATCTCTGTCATGAATAGATTAATTAATGTATAGCTTAATTCACCGATCATAGGATATTACATACACTAATACACACCGTTACACAGAAAATAGTCCACTAGTACAAAAATTCTTTAAATCCACTAGAGTCTGGAACAGAGGATTACGCATGGGAGATGATatatcaagttttttttttaaaaaaaagatgatatATCATACTATTATGATATTATCCATTCATGCACATTGCTAGAGAAGTTCCGGTAGACACTGAGCATTTACGAATTAACCACTAGTATCACCCGATCAAAATCTTCAGGTTCTAGAGCAAACACAATAGAGAGGTGCGTGAAGCGAATTCAGTTAAATCTCATGCAAAATGTAAGCGTAGTACGTGCTCAGGATTTGGAACTTGGAACTACTTCTATGGTACTAATGACCACTCCTAGCTAGCTCTCgagtggctgcaaaaggattCAAATGTAACAACTAACAAGAGGGAGGATTGAAACTTTTGAAAATGATTCTGCGAAttgatttgaaaaatttgagatCAAAATAGTCGTTAGTGATTGGTTGGTTCTAGCACTCTTGAAGTAATTCTTTTTTTGAGGAGAACGACGGCAGGAGATCTGTCGGAATTTAACattagaagagaaaaaaaatacaaagtagCACATAGGTTCAGAGGTTACAAGCCAATGAATGGAAAGAGAATTACAGCTGCAGGAAAAGCTAAAAAATTCATGGGGGTTTAAAGGCCAAGCAGCGCATATCAATAGCTTGCTTGATaaaataagctacttcaatatcTGAACAAgaagagttttggaaaattcttctatttctttccaACCAAATATTCCACCAAGTAGTTAGAAGAGTTCCCCTGACTAGCTGCACATCCTTCTTAGAGCCTACAAATTTGGTTCCAGACCACCATGTTGACACATCCAGGACAGGATTTATTCCGACCGAAGACAAGTTTTGGAATTGACAAATTAGGGTCCACACTTGTCTGACAAACACACAGTCACTGAACAAATGATTTGTATCTTCAAAGGCACAACCACAAAGGCAACATATCCAATTGCAAGGCCAATGCCTGCGGAGCAGATTTTGGGCAGTCAAAGTTTTTTTATGGAGAACTAGCCAaccaaagaatttttttttggttcagtCGGGGATTTCCAAAGAGAATCAAACTCATTGGTGGCAAATGAGCATTCAAACTGGAAAAGGTAAGCACTCTTTGTTGTGTAGACGCCAGACTCGGTCCAATTCCAGGTGATGTCGTCAGGATCCTGGGAAAGCGAAACCAATTGGAGTAATCCACCAAGCTGTACCAAATCATGAATTTGTTCCACGGAAGAGAATTGTCTGAAGGAAGTGAGCCATCTATTATCTCGCATTTCCATCTGAACTGTTCTTTGCTTTCTCTTTGCCAGGCTAAAACAACTGGGCACAATATCTTTTAAACAACGGTTTTGGATCCAATTATCATGCCAGAAGCTAGTTTTTGCTTCGTCACCAATCGTTATTATCGTTGCCGCTTGAAAGAGTCTTGTGTCCATCTCATCGCAAGGCACATTCATGCCTACCCAGGGTTTATCAACTTCTTTCCACTTGAACCAGAGCCAGCGGAGTCGGAGTGCTCTAGAGAACTTGTCCAGATCCGGTAGGCCTAACCCTCTCAAGCTTTTCGGTTTGCAAACAGTCTGCCAATTGACTAGACTATCACTTGGATTTGAATGATCAGGGTCTTCGCCCTTCCACAGAAAAGATCTTCTGAAACAGTCGATTCTTTTGAAGACCCATTTTGGCGCATGAATGACTGTAAGATGATGCATCGGCATAGCACTCAGAACCGAGTTAACTAGGGTTTGACGACCTGCAGAGGTAAAGAAGCGACCTTTCCAAGCTGGAAGTCTGCCCCGATCTTGTCTATAAGAGGAAGGAAATCAATTTTCCTTAATTTCCTGAAGTGGAGCGGGAGGCCTAGGTAGCGGCAAGGGAAATTCTTGATCTGCCCTGGCCAGCCGGCAAGAAGCTGTTGCAAGTCGATTCCATTGCAACTGATGGGGAAAATCTCAGTTTTGTTGATGTTAGAATGTAAACCAGAAATTTGTGGAAAACACGAAAGGATGTGAGAAAGAGCATTCAAGTCATCGGGATTTGGGAGAGCAAAAACTGCGACATCATCCGCGTAGAGAGAACATCTGAATCTGCCACTTCTCATGCCAATCGGGGCTAACACATTGGCACTCTCCGCTGCTTTAATGATCCGGTGAAAAGGCTCCATAGCTAAAATAAACAGCATCGGGGACAGGGGATCTCCCTGACGGAGTCCCCTAGCATGATTAATTCTCATCCCTAGGGAACCATTTAGGAGCACTTGGGACGAGGAGGTGGAAAACAGATTAGAGATCCAACTTAACCAACGATGCCCAAAGCTGAAATGACGAAGGACCTCCAGGAGATATGGCCAATTCACAGTGTCGAACGCCTTTGCTATGTCTATCTTAATGAATAGACTCTGTTTTTTTGATCTATGAAGCATCTGCACCATGTTTTGGACGTACAGAAAATTGTCATGAATCGCCCTTTTATGAACAAAAGCACTTTGATTTTGTGAGATCATTTCATTTAGTTGAGGAGCAAGTCTATTTGCTAGAATTTTGGTGATAATCTTGGCGAAGCTATGCATGAGGCTAATGGGACGGAagttgtcacaccccaatctgataccgccgtactacggcacctgacaggagcgtgtcgtagggaaaacggcgcgaaccgcttcctacgaaaccgcgatctcggtaccagtcccaggacatagtgctggtacccacggtgacaaatatgaatcatagcaatccttaaaataaatagaggacttatttaccttaacttaggttgcagctcagacagcccgagagtacaaccgacgacgcggacgaggaaacaccaacagcagcagcagcggaaccaacggtctaacacccaacaccacaggcgacggctgggaaccaggacgaaaccctaatcttctcttcactttatcttctcttcagggcggaggaactatatatatatttatatagagcaagggtaagtactttcgtactcagcaagtcacgggaacttaggtgtttaatgcaagcttggaagggaggcaaggttgttttgcaaatcttttatttgaagacattttgaaatcactaagtgatttatttctttctaagtttgggccgaaaagagacttgcgtctcgattcgactttaagagatgtttttcaacagctcatttagtaatgtaccgacctcccgggtcagatcattacttctcggctcccagagccattccacttgattaatcggctcccagagcctttttcattttctcggactcccagagtccagctgcccagcagcacaacaatccgcttccactcgggaagcctagtctatgatacccgcagacatcccgaatcacacagattcgtttccgaccactcaggtcgtccatctgccacataggctgattctggttacgattcccacaccacaacaacttttcacaaagcacaggcaaacaaaactacgcaacgggaaccaccttacatccgcccatgaccgtgggcacggctgttcgaacagttagttaacctctgcagaggggtacactttacccacaagatacgaacttattccgaacacccgtcggtatcggaggttcgcaacaaagcctttcccgagccgacccagggttacctcatgccacatagaaggatcaaatcctcacataaacataggccattttaggcgttcacaaatccaactccaaccaccttgatcggtaagtgagcaagcttctcgtccttgccttaccaggaacccggtttgtccgaccccgccccggcgttcccaactattggcatgcgaggtttccctgaaccgactagttacttagccagggtgtcccattccaccttgtggttgcactttgattatgttcgatgagtttcccacaggaatcggtccttatatgcgaatacgggacagtgccacataggcacaacccccgcatcgcgagttttcacaattcattttattttcaaacacaccgacaccacatgtcgggttttgaaggcttcacaaacccatttcccaagttttcgacaaacaacggtgtatgtgggatatttggtatacgcgctcagagagcacgaataccgaggtaccacaagggtggagcgacaaggaatcagggtagtacgacctacggaaattagtgcggctactgggtaggtccgtcggtttggcacgcaaaccgaggccaagcaagttaagtatgtgattctaataatgcaagttgcaaacaagataataatgacttttcaattataggggcaattgatcaaagggtgacttgccttgctcaaggtcttcacgaagcttcacgaatcttcgagaaaacccgcgatcgacgaaaatccgataaccgcaactatacgcaaacaatcgaaaacctaaacaaaagaccaaaagaaagatcctatttagactaattagtagtgccattaaatagatctcaattttacggaattactggaagttgaacggagtcaaacggaagagcggttgggaagatatgaattttggaagtttaatttggattttcTGGTCAAGGAAATGATTTATCGGAATTTTCTGGAATACGAGAAATAGTTTATGGGATTTGTAGAAATAATATTCCCAAGAATATTATTAACAGTCACTGTCAtgcgggaccaaaggaaatggtttatggaattttggaataaggaattgatttatgggacaaaggaaaaaggatttattaaatccctggaaaaagaaaaggatggaggGATGTATATTAGACTTGTTCGGTGGCATTGGTGCGGCCCAAAGGCTAACGCGGCTCGGCCGAACCAAatgggccggcgcgggcgcgaggaggcggcccatgagggcgcgcggggagagagggaggcccGTCGGGgtgggcgcggtccaccgcgcgggacccacatggCGGTGGTTGGGTTCACGGTGGGGAGGGTGCACGCGGAGgcgggcgctagggtttcggatgCACGCGGTTCAGGCGCGGCGCGCCGGGTGGACGgatggcggcgggcccacgtgcagccgcacggcttgccgtggaccgcgcgcacaGGAGGGAAGACGGAGGGAGGAGGCTAACTGGGCGCGACTTGACCCAGTCAAGCGGGCCCGGGACTGAGGTGGCGTCCACGTGGAAGCCACGTCGGATGGGGAGGCAGAGGAGGCCGGGCAGGCTGATCCGACGGCTCACGGCGTGCGGCGGgatccggcgaacggcggcgagccggaaGGGGCGGCTAGCActggcggcaggaggaggagaaggggaactCATTCCACGGCTCGGATCAGGAAGAGGACGCGCgatgacggccggcggcggcggccaatctCGCCGGCATGCCGATGTGGCCGCGCGCGAGGAGAGCGAAGGGTGCGCGGGCTCGGGCTTAGCCGAACCGGTAAAGTGTTGCGACGCGCACGCGGTGACGCGGgacccgatggtcaccggcggcgcacgcacggcggcgttatgcggcggcggaagcggcgacacggcgcggagacaaaggagaaggccgACGGCCTTGGGGCAGCCAGGGGGAGGTCAAGGGGATCCCcgggagcgtggcggcgagaggaaTCGACGCGAGAGGAGCCGACGatggcggattgcggcggcggcaatcaccggagagcaaaaggggaaaacacgacgagacgacg of the Oryza sativa Japonica Group chromosome 2, ASM3414082v1 genome contains:
- the LOC107275563 gene encoding putative cyclin-F2-1 — protein: MDSIMEPYVADLLADDITASMVELLSGDGGAAQMDVGVLDAYLRAIGALPAHPAAPGADLAAAAEVESMASNDDTNGNWDTKVDAKVPSAFLPPPPGFPPLPVPALADEPVYAAPVDEGDAIRAFMQQLEWSEQYNGDDDAPAPDDSMASRPQLCAPYDDDIDANLRAMEKDAAERPSPDYLDTVHNGQISAASRASLVAWMGRLTHRYELAAGTLHRAVSYFDRFLSARALPSYTEHQLSLVGATAVYTAAKYEDQGTVFKLDAREIASYGEFASAQEVLAMEREMMAALGYRLGGPNAETFVEHFTRYSKGKEELRVQRLARHIADRSLESYGCLGYLPSVVAAAVISIARWTLNPPGALPWSSELHELTGYSSQDISSCVLTVLNTQ
- the LOC107277570 gene encoding putative cyclin-F1-2, with the protein product MGDLILDPYMEDAILDHPCLAELLADQTALPLFHPFSGGATPQMVDTDTFLRAIGALPPLAPPPAAPLAPAPPDSPRTPHTYGSLLPVYGDLPPLTGAVVQEPLPLPEGGDHPEPPKKKIKVAPLLPERADQPVVTSNSATTTRPQLCAPYDDEIEATLRAMETNPAERPSPYFLETTQGGRMTALVRASMIAFMDEFSQFHELADGTLQRAAYFLDRYLSVTPESDDALQLRLVGATAVFLAAKYEDQYTLRKIDASMVAARCGYTSETRHKMVSIMETEMLAALGFNLGGPTAYTFVEHFTRYYGDGEEEELLKEAAHRFADGSLLTYGFHRYLPSIVAASSIFLARLDVLGHEPWSQDLAELTGYKAIDLMGCVCDMYSQIACPRFALFQEYFFENP